From the Notolabrus celidotus isolate fNotCel1 chromosome 12, fNotCel1.pri, whole genome shotgun sequence genome, one window contains:
- the acbd7 gene encoding acyl-CoA-binding domain-containing protein 7 — protein sequence MSNQAEFEKMAEDVKKVKTRPTDQELLDLYGLYKQSVVGDINTERPGMLDLKGKAKWDAWNSQKGKSKEDAMTAYITLAKEIIDKYGM from the exons ATGTCGAATCAG GCAGAGTTTGAGAAGATGGCAGAGGATGTGAAGAAGGTGAAGACGAGGCCTACAGACCAGGAGCTGCTTGATCTGTATGGCCTTTATAAGCAGTCAGTTGTTGGAGACATCAACACAG AAAGGCCAGGAATGCTGGACTTAAAAGGAAAAGCCAAGTGGGATGCCTGGAACTCCCAAAAAG GAAAGTCCAAGGAAGATGCCATGACAGCCTACATTACACTTGCGAAGGAAATCATTGACAAATATGGCATGTAA
- the rpp38 gene encoding ribonuclease P protein subunit p38 produces MAPFRKLSKKERRLYVQSKTCFISPITPTWSPLPQDSMHFILNTLKDKLLSTGLQKKEIKVFRPWKKKTEKNPASSPESVSEMTQDDSVQDSPKNGWTNVAARRQLAIGVNEVTKALERSELKLLLVCKSVKPKHMTDHLIALSVTRGVPACQVPRLSQSLSEPLGLKSVLALGFRHCASNDDDMFTDTVEAITPRVPSLDVAWLHGAAQSVQPQDQIEPEKEVEEEEVEEEEGEGVTNKGQKRKLKSEPEVTESAPSCTLLPLKVRKIIPNPARKRKTKPKS; encoded by the coding sequence ATGGCCCCCTTCAGGAAGctaagtaaaaaagaaagaagattaTATGTTCAATCCAAGACGTGCTTCATCTCACCAATCACTCCAACATGGAGTCCACTGCCTCAAGATAGCATGCATTTCATCCTGAATACCCTCAAGGACAAGTTGCTTTCCACTGGTCTTCAGAAAAAAGAGATCAAAGTGTTTCGCCCTtggaagaaaaagacagaaaagaatcCTGCCTCCTCACCAGAATCTGTTTCTGAGATGACCCAGGACGACTCTGTACAGGATTCCCCTAAAAATGGGTGGACAAATGTGGCAGCCAGAAGACAACTTGCCATTGGTGTTAACGAGGTCACCAAAGCTCTGGAGAGGAGCGAGCTTAAACTATTGCTGGTGTGCAAGTCTGTTAAACCGAAACACATGACGGATCATTTGATCGCTCTGAGTGTAACCAGAGGTGTCCCGGCCTGCCAGGTGCCTCGGCTGAGCCAGAGCCTGTCCGAGCCACTTGGGCTGAAAAGTGTCCTGGCATTGGGATTCAGACACTGTGCCTCCAATGACGATGACATGTTCACTGACACTGTGGAGGCTATTACACCCAGGGTGCCTTCACTAGATGTTGCTTGGCTACACGGTGCTGCGCAGAGTGTTCAACCTCAGGACCAAATTGAGCCtgagaaggaggtggaggaagaggaggtggaggaagaggagggggaaggtGTTACCAATAAGGGACAGAAAAGGAAACTTAAGAGTGAACCTGAGGTCACAGAGTCTGCCCCATCCTGCACACTGCTAcctctcaaagtgaggaaaattaTTCCTAATCCTgcaaggaaaagaaaaacaaagcctAAGTCATAG
- the nmt2 gene encoding glycylpeptide N-tetradecanoyltransferase 2: MMAEDSESAASQQSLELDDQDTCGIDGDNEEENEHMQGSPGGDLGAKRKKKKQKRKKEKPSSGGAKSDSASDSQEIKNPGLPIQKLQDIQRAMELLSCQGPAKSIDEATKHKYQFWDTQPVPKLNEVVTSHGPIEADKENIRQEPYSLPQGFMWDTLDLSNADVLKELYTLLNENYVEDDDNMFRFDYSPNFLKWALRPPGWLPQWHCGVRVSSNKKLVGFISAIPADIRIYDTVKRMVEINFLCVHKKLRSKRVAPVLIREITRRVNLEGIFQAVYTAGVVLPKPVSTCRYWHRSLNPRKLVEVKFSHLSRNMTLQRTMKLYRLPDSTKTPGLRSMERRDIQQVTELLQKYLRRFQLAPSMGEEEVAHWFLPQENIIDTYVVEGAGGVLTDFASFYTLPSTVMHHPLHRSLKAAYSFYNVHTQTPLLDLMNDALILAKLKGFDVFNALDLMENKMFLEKLKFGIGDGNLQYYLYNWKCPPMDPDKVGLVLQ, from the exons ATGATGGCGGAGGACAGTGAATCTGCGGCGAGCCAGCAGAGCCTGGAGCTAGACGACCAGGACACCTGCGGGATAGACGGAGACAACGAGGAGGAGAATGAGCATATGCAAGG AAGTCCTGGTGGAGACTTGGGggcaaagaggaagaagaagaaacagaagaggaagaaagagaagccAAGCTCGGGTGGAGCAAAGTCTGACTCTGCCTCTGACTCCCAGGAGATCAAG AACCCAGGCTTGCCCATACAAAAGCTGCAAGACATCCAAAGAGCCATGGAGCTGCTGTCCTGCCAGGGTCCAGCAAAGAGCATCGATGAGGCAACCAAGCACAAATACCAGTTCTGGGACACCCAGCCAGTGCCGAAGCTAA ACGAGGTGGTGACAAGTCATGGGCCGATTGAAGcagacaaagaaaacatcagaCAGGAGCCATATTCCTTACCTCAAGGCTTTATGTGGGACACTCTGGATCTCAGTAATGCAGATGTA CTGAAGGAGTTGTACACATTATTAAATGAGAACTACGTGGAGGACGACGATAATATGTTCAGATTTGATTATTCTCCAAACTTTCTAAAATG GGCTCTGCGTCCACCTGGCTGGTTACCACAGTGGCATTGTGGAGTGAGAGTGTCCTCAAATAAGAAGCTTGTTGGCTTCATCAGTGCCATCCCTGCAGATATCCGCATATATGACAC AGTGAAGAGGATGGTTGAAATCAACTTCCTTTGTGTCCATAAGAAGTTGCGTTCAAAGCGCGTTGCCCCCGTGCTAATCAGAGAAATCACACGGAGGGTGAACTTAGAAGGAATATTTCAGGCAGTTTACACAGCGGGAGTGGTGCTGCCCAAACCTGTGTCCACATGCAG GTATTGGCATCGTTCTTTGAACCCCAGAAAACTCGTGGAAGTGAAATTTTCCCACCTGAGCAGAAACATGACCCTGCAAAGAACTATGAAACTCTACAGACTACCAGAT AGCACCAAGACTCCAGGTCTGCGGTCGATGGAGAGGCGTGACATACAACAGGTAACCGAGCTGCTACAGAAATACCTGAGACGTTTCCAACTTGCACCGTCtatgggagaggaggaggtggctcACTGGTTCCTGCCTCAGGAGAACATAATCGACACATATGTAGTAGAG GGAGCTGGTGGTGTACTGACAGATTTCGCTAGTTTCTACACTCTGCCCTCAACCGTGATGCATCACCCTCTACATAGGAGCCTGAAGGCCGCTTACTCTTTTTACAATGTTCATACACAAACCCCACTACTGGACTTAATGAATGATGCACTGATTCTGGCCAAACTG AAAGGTTTTGATGTGTTCAATGCCTTGGATCTAATGGAAAATAAGATGTTCCTGGAAAAGCTCAAGTTTGGCATAGGAGATGGAAATCTGCAGTATTACCTCTACAACTGGAAATGTCCTCCAATGGACCCTGATAAG GTTGGCCTGGTCCTTCAGTAG